A window of the Lagenorhynchus albirostris chromosome 1, mLagAlb1.1, whole genome shotgun sequence genome harbors these coding sequences:
- the PTGDR gene encoding prostaglandin D2 receptor isoform X1, which yields MRPLFYRCCNTTSVEKGNSATMGGLLFSTGLLGNLLALGLLARSGLRTCPRRSPRPPPSVFYVLVCGLTVTDLLGKSLVSPFVLSAYAQNRSLRGLAPASGSSLCQTFAFFMSFFGLASTLQLLAMALECWLSLGHPFFYRRYITPRRGALVAPVVGAFCLAFCSLPFAGFGKFVQYCPGTWCFIQMVHEERSLSVLSYSVLYASLMLLLVLAVVLCNLSAMRNLYAMHLRLRRLPRSGPKERAELAAGEREETPQPLEELDHLLLLALMTVLFTMCSLPLIVSRLALRLRETEARRAAVAGREGWGALDAMQKELRPEPGGFVAAFPGSASLHSPQEIEPNLLSQKSIVLTTERLKLFTRKMELLKKLKTSEPYASSL from the coding sequence ATGAGGCCGCTGTTCTACCGCTGCTGCAACACCACGTCGGTGGAGAAGGGAAACTCAGCGACGATGGGCGGGTTGCTCTTCAGCACGGGCCTCCTGGGCAACCTGCTAGCCCTGGGGCTGCTGGCGCGCTCAGGGCTGCGGACGTGCCCGCGGCGCTCGCCGCGCCCGCCGCCCTCCGTCTTCTACGTGCTGGTGTGCGGCTTGACGGTCACCGACCTGCTGGGCAAGTCCCTCGTGAGCCCCTTCGTGCTGTCCGCCTACGCGCAGAACCGGAGCCTGAGGGGCCTGGCGCCCGCATCCGGCAGCTCGCTGTGCCAAACCTTCGCCTTCTTCATGTCCTTCTTCGGGCTTGCCTCGACGCTGCAGCTGCTGGCCATGGCCCTGGAGTGCTGGCTCTCCCTGGGGCATCCCTTTTTCTACCGACGGTACATAACCCCGCGCCGGGGCGCACTGGTGGCGCCTGTCGTGGGCGCCTTCTGCCTCGCTTTCTGCTCGCTGCCCTTCGCGGGCTTCGGGAAGTTCGTGCAGTACTGCCCCGGCACCTGGTGCTTCATCCAAATGGTCCACGAGGAGCGCTCGCTGTCAGTGCTGAGCTACTCAGTGCTCTACGCCAGCCTCATGCTCCTGCTGGTCCTCGCGGTCGTGCTGTGCAACCTGAGCGCCATGCGCAACCTCTACGCGATGCACCTGCGGCTGCGGCGGCTCCCGCGCTCTGGCCCCAAGGAACGAGCAGAGCTGGCCGCCGgcgagagggaagagaccccGCAGCCCCTGGAGGAGCTGGATCACCTCCTGCTGTTAGCCCTCATGACTGTGCTCTTCACCATGTGCTCCCTGCCTTTAATTGTGAGTCGCTTGGCGCTAAGGCTGCGGGAGACTGAAGCGCGTCGGGCCGCAGTTGCCGGGAGGGAAGGGTGGGGCGCATTGGACGCTATGCAAAAGGAGCTGCGCCCTGAGCCAGGAGGGTTTGTTGCTGCGTTCCCCGGATCAGCTTCCCTCCACAGCCCCCAGGAGATAGAACCCAATTTGTTGAGCCAAAAAAG